One part of the Thermoanaerobaculia bacterium genome encodes these proteins:
- the purD gene encoding phosphoribosylamine--glycine ligase, which yields MSSPSVLVVGSWAKEEITLRHLKEVSSLTTHAFLDTPNPGIQTVVNSHAMGELDDVSTITSFARECGADLVLPTTAAPLAAGLVDNLEEAGISVFGPPRQAARLEFDKAFTRDFLKRYDIGYQPAYACFNDRASAETYAETLNWDVAVKPIGLTDGLGVRVAGDQLRGPDEIRTYIKEVLAGCGDDCPAVIIEERLVGVEFTLQCLVNGSTVIPTPLVQDFKKLLPGDLGPNTASMGSYSGPGHLLPYITQNDYDTALGLIRRTVAEFLKETGVPCRGFLYGQFMLTGNGPVLIEYNFRPGDPEWMDIMTRLEDPLFDTILSLMNGETPSPSFSSSATVCKYLVPPGYPESYDLPLQVDVDLSTLENLGVQVYHSAGLDPETGLLHVGSERGIAVIAEGSTIPEANERVESAIETIEGTFVHRSDIGTTELIMRKRKNAVSARLSGLSVRPARETDVDHFRALSAACPPLENYPYHVYAILLRISPSTSFLLEYSGEPAGFVLGLPFSDESEAYFLWQIGILPDHQGAGFGKIFLTKIEEILAVRGFRRIELTIDPQNVASRRLFESSGYVNVSEAAGRPAVVNQQTAVKDLYGPGRHFMRFGKTI from the coding sequence ATGAGTTCACCGTCCGTTCTCGTTGTCGGCAGCTGGGCCAAGGAAGAAATTACCCTGAGACACCTGAAGGAAGTCTCTTCTCTGACCACCCATGCTTTCCTTGACACGCCCAATCCCGGGATCCAGACCGTAGTGAATTCTCACGCCATGGGTGAGCTCGACGACGTTTCAACCATTACGTCCTTTGCCCGGGAATGCGGAGCCGACCTGGTCCTTCCCACAACCGCTGCCCCTCTGGCTGCGGGACTGGTGGACAACCTGGAAGAAGCCGGCATTTCGGTCTTTGGACCTCCCAGACAGGCCGCCCGGCTGGAATTCGATAAAGCATTCACGCGGGACTTTCTTAAACGATACGACATCGGGTATCAGCCCGCATATGCATGCTTCAACGACCGGGCCTCCGCGGAGACGTATGCGGAAACATTGAACTGGGACGTTGCAGTCAAGCCGATCGGCCTGACCGACGGGCTGGGGGTTCGCGTAGCCGGGGACCAGCTGAGGGGGCCTGACGAAATCAGAACCTATATCAAAGAGGTCCTCGCGGGTTGCGGAGATGATTGCCCCGCTGTAATCATCGAAGAACGGCTCGTCGGAGTGGAATTCACGCTCCAGTGTCTCGTCAACGGATCCACCGTCATTCCCACACCCCTGGTTCAGGATTTCAAGAAGCTCCTGCCGGGGGACCTGGGGCCGAACACGGCCAGTATGGGATCCTATTCCGGTCCCGGACATCTTCTGCCCTACATTACCCAAAATGACTACGACACGGCCCTCGGTCTGATCCGCCGGACCGTGGCGGAGTTCCTGAAAGAAACCGGTGTTCCCTGCCGTGGTTTCCTCTATGGACAGTTTATGCTTACTGGAAATGGGCCCGTATTGATCGAGTACAATTTCCGCCCGGGGGATCCTGAATGGATGGACATCATGACTCGACTGGAAGATCCCCTCTTTGACACGATTCTATCCCTGATGAACGGTGAGACGCCTTCTCCTTCCTTTTCTTCAAGCGCAACCGTCTGCAAGTATCTTGTCCCTCCGGGTTATCCCGAATCGTATGACCTGCCCCTCCAGGTCGATGTGGATCTTTCCACGCTGGAGAATCTGGGTGTTCAGGTTTACCACAGCGCCGGACTCGATCCGGAGACGGGCCTCCTTCACGTAGGATCAGAACGGGGCATTGCTGTAATTGCGGAAGGTTCCACCATTCCGGAAGCCAACGAACGTGTGGAATCCGCTATTGAAACGATTGAGGGGACCTTTGTTCACCGATCCGACATTGGAACCACTGAGCTTATTATGCGTAAGCGAAAAAATGCCGTATCGGCAAGGCTTTCAGGTCTCTCCGTGCGACCCGCCCGGGAAACTGACGTCGATCACTTCCGGGCGCTCAGCGCCGCATGCCCTCCTCTGGAGAACTATCCCTATCACGTCTACGCCATTTTGCTCAGAATTTCCCCCTCAACCTCTTTTCTCCTTGAATATAGCGGGGAACCGGCCGGGTTTGTCCTGGGCCTTCCCTTCTCGGACGAATCGGAGGCCTATTTTCTATGGCAAATCGGGATCCTCCCGGACCATCAGGGTGCTGGATTCGGAAAGATCTTTCTGACAAAGATCGAAGAGATTCTGGCCGTTCGCGGATTTCGTCGTATCGAGCTTACGATCGATCCACAAAATGTGGCCTCGAGGAGGCTCTTTGAATCCAGCGGGTATGTAAACGTGAGCGAAGCTGCGGGGAGACCGGCCGTGGTCAACCAGCAGACCGCGGTGAAGGATCTTTACGGTCCCGGGCGCCATTTCATGCGGTTTGGCAAAACCATATAA
- a CDS encoding ABC transporter ATP-binding protein gives MTEPVITVEGAVFDYPGKRALNGIDLVLNRGTVTGLLGPNGAGKSTLVKLLNGLIPACAGTIRILGLDPWKDRAQLQKRMGFAPESSYLYPWMKVKDHLAFYARNYPGWDLPYVKERLDTFKVPLGTAVERLSKGQRGMVSLLTALGRRSEILLLDDPTLGLDIPSRKYLYSSIVEDLAEREVTILFATHLPSEVEGILTHAAIMDNGRILKSGFVEDLKGLSTSSGSETRALALEDLVLLTLEEARHDS, from the coding sequence ATGACTGAACCTGTTATCACTGTCGAAGGTGCCGTTTTCGACTACCCCGGAAAACGTGCCCTGAATGGAATTGATCTTGTACTGAACCGGGGAACGGTCACGGGTCTCCTTGGGCCCAATGGTGCCGGGAAGAGCACGCTCGTAAAGCTCCTCAACGGTCTGATCCCCGCCTGTGCCGGAACGATCCGTATCCTCGGGCTGGATCCCTGGAAAGACCGCGCACAGCTTCAGAAGAGGATGGGCTTCGCTCCCGAGTCTTCCTATCTCTATCCCTGGATGAAGGTAAAAGACCACCTTGCCTTCTATGCGAGGAACTATCCGGGTTGGGACCTTCCATACGTGAAAGAGCGTCTGGACACCTTTAAGGTTCCCCTGGGAACGGCCGTAGAACGTCTCTCCAAGGGTCAGAGAGGTATGGTGTCCCTCCTGACAGCTCTCGGGCGGCGGAGTGAGATCCTCCTGCTGGACGACCCAACCCTGGGCCTGGACATTCCTTCCCGCAAATATCTTTACAGCAGTATCGTCGAAGACCTGGCAGAGAGGGAAGTCACGATCCTATTCGCCACTCATCTTCCCTCTGAGGTGGAAGGAATTCTGACTCATGCCGCAATCATGGACAACGGAAGGATCCTCAAGAGCGGATTCGTCGAGGATCTGAAGGGACTTTCTACATCTTCCGGCAGCGAGACCCGGGCCCTTGCTCTCGAAGACCTGGTTCTGTTAACCCTTGAGGAGGCACGCCATGATTCGTAA
- a CDS encoding ferritin, with product MLSKKMEQALNEQINRELFSSYLYLSMAAYFEDSNLPGFASWMQVQSQEEYMHAMKFYSFIHERRGRVTLKAIEEPKPKWKSPLDAFQEAFKHEQFITGHINELANMALKDKDHATHIFLQWFITEQVEEENSADEIVQKLKMIGDSQQGLFMLNREMGFRGQAGK from the coding sequence ATGCTTAGCAAGAAGATGGAACAGGCGCTCAACGAACAGATCAACCGTGAACTTTTTTCCTCTTATCTCTATCTCTCCATGGCGGCGTACTTCGAGGACAGTAACCTGCCAGGTTTTGCCTCATGGATGCAGGTACAGAGCCAGGAAGAATATATGCACGCGATGAAATTTTATTCTTTCATCCACGAACGCCGCGGACGTGTGACCCTGAAGGCGATCGAGGAGCCGAAGCCGAAATGGAAATCCCCGCTGGACGCCTTCCAGGAGGCATTCAAACACGAACAATTCATCACGGGTCATATTAACGAGCTCGCGAACATGGCTTTGAAGGATAAAGACCACGCAACCCATATCTTTTTACAGTGGTTTATCACCGAGCAGGTCGAGGAAGAAAATTCCGCGGACGAGATTGTCCAGAAGCTCAAGATGATCGGCGACTCACAACAGGGTCTCTTCATGCTGAACCGTGAGATGGGTTTCCGCGGCCAGGCCGGCAAATAA
- the ablA gene encoding lysine 2,3-aminomutase, which yields MKVYDNYQKKLANKIEPYVLIDKWKDWKWQIKHSVRDLDVFESLTGIRHDPEELEHIQETLAKFPLSVTPYYLSLIDTDNYRNDPIYRQSFPDVAELTVMPYDMSDPLREESDSPVPGITHRYPDRVLFMISNICSMYCRHCTRKRKVGDRDFIPSREEIMEGIRYIEETPAIRDVLLSGGDPLMLSNDALDWILTMLRAIPHVEIIRIGTRMPVVLPYRITDALVTMLKRHQPLWINTHFNHPREITASSKEALARLADAGFPLGNQTVLLAGINDCHRIIKSLNHKLLQNRVRPYYLYQCDLSEGLSHLRTPVGKGIEILENLIGHTSGLAVPTYVIDAPGGGGKIPLTPNYMISLSTNKVVLRNYLGVITTYKEPDSYSAVFCDRRCDRCELLLNLEEAPEERSIGIANLLSDHDSTIALAPEEEIRADQKEDA from the coding sequence ATGAAAGTATATGATAATTACCAAAAAAAACTAGCTAATAAAATAGAACCCTACGTTCTGATTGACAAATGGAAAGATTGGAAATGGCAGATTAAACATTCCGTACGAGACCTGGACGTTTTCGAATCTCTTACCGGCATTCGCCACGATCCGGAAGAACTGGAACATATTCAGGAAACCCTTGCAAAGTTCCCGCTTTCCGTCACCCCCTATTACCTCTCCCTCATTGATACCGATAATTATCGAAATGACCCGATTTATCGTCAGTCATTTCCTGATGTAGCGGAACTGACCGTCATGCCCTACGACATGTCTGACCCTCTTCGCGAGGAATCTGACAGCCCCGTTCCCGGCATCACCCATCGTTATCCCGACCGCGTTCTCTTCATGATCAGCAATATCTGCTCCATGTATTGCCGACATTGCACACGGAAACGTAAAGTCGGAGACCGAGATTTTATCCCCTCCAGGGAGGAAATTATGGAGGGGATTCGATACATTGAGGAAACTCCGGCGATTCGGGATGTCCTCCTGTCGGGCGGTGATCCTCTGATGCTATCTAATGACGCTCTCGATTGGATCCTCACGATGTTACGCGCAATCCCTCACGTAGAGATCATCCGTATCGGAACACGAATGCCCGTCGTTCTCCCCTACCGGATTACCGACGCTCTTGTCACGATGTTGAAGCGCCACCAGCCCTTATGGATCAATACCCATTTCAACCATCCGAGGGAAATCACCGCCTCTTCGAAGGAAGCCCTGGCACGACTGGCGGACGCCGGGTTTCCACTCGGAAATCAGACTGTTCTCCTCGCGGGCATAAATGACTGCCATCGAATTATCAAGAGCCTGAACCATAAGCTCCTTCAGAACCGTGTCCGTCCCTACTATCTCTACCAGTGTGATCTTTCGGAAGGCCTCTCTCACCTGAGAACCCCCGTCGGGAAGGGCATAGAAATTCTTGAAAACCTGATCGGCCACACGTCCGGCCTCGCCGTTCCCACCTATGTGATCGATGCTCCCGGCGGCGGCGGAAAGATCCCACTTACCCCCAACTATATGATCTCCCTCTCCACCAACAAGGTTGTATTGCGCAACTATCTCGGTGTCATTACGACTTATAAGGAACCCGACTCCTACTCTGCCGTCTTCTGTGATCGACGGTGCGACCGGTGCGAACTCCTCCTGAATCTCGAAGAAGCACCGGAGGAGCGATCCATTGGAATTGCCAATCTCCTCTCCGATCACGATTCTACCATTGCCCTGGCTCCCGAAGAGGAGATCCGGGCAGATCAGAAGGAGGATGCATGA
- a CDS encoding AIR synthase family protein, producing the protein MENLPPLGKIPPEFFHRVIYPRLGARDAAVLVKPQHGVDFGVIDLGEQVMVLSTDPFYIAKELGIERAAWFAVHIIASDVAVSGIRPRFLSVDLNLPPEMTEPELVAMWETVHSECEKLGIAVVTGHTARYAGCNYPMVGGATIIGVDRKEKLIIPMPKVGDAVIVSKGPAVETTGLMAAYFPKYIEEAHGKDILEQAQKVYYQMSTVQDALVAAEAGGVTAMHDATECGVFGGLVEMAERGQVGMKIDLDAMILQDVIAKTCDVFSIDPYIAISEGTLLATAKMNQADGVVKALQAEGIPASIAGEVVPQSEGMTYRKGGETFPLVHPKIDPFWGTFEEYLSK; encoded by the coding sequence ATGGAGAATCTTCCCCCTCTGGGCAAGATACCGCCCGAGTTCTTTCATCGTGTCATCTATCCCCGCCTGGGTGCGAGGGATGCTGCCGTCCTGGTTAAACCCCAGCATGGCGTCGATTTCGGAGTCATCGATCTTGGCGAACAGGTCATGGTCCTCTCCACCGATCCCTTCTACATCGCGAAGGAGCTGGGGATTGAACGGGCCGCATGGTTTGCCGTCCATATTATTGCAAGCGATGTCGCCGTAAGCGGTATCCGCCCCCGTTTTCTCTCTGTCGATTTAAACCTTCCCCCGGAAATGACCGAACCCGAATTGGTTGCCATGTGGGAGACAGTTCACAGCGAATGCGAAAAGCTGGGAATCGCCGTCGTCACGGGTCACACCGCCCGGTATGCGGGCTGTAATTACCCCATGGTGGGAGGCGCCACGATCATCGGAGTCGATCGGAAGGAAAAACTGATCATTCCAATGCCGAAGGTCGGCGACGCGGTCATTGTCTCCAAGGGACCCGCGGTAGAAACGACCGGTCTCATGGCCGCCTACTTTCCAAAATACATTGAAGAAGCTCACGGAAAAGATATCCTTGAGCAGGCGCAAAAGGTCTATTACCAGATGAGTACCGTTCAGGACGCCCTGGTTGCAGCCGAGGCGGGCGGGGTAACCGCCATGCACGATGCAACGGAGTGCGGAGTATTCGGCGGACTCGTCGAAATGGCGGAGCGTGGACAGGTTGGGATGAAAATTGACCTGGACGCCATGATCCTGCAGGACGTGATCGCGAAGACCTGCGATGTCTTTTCGATCGATCCCTATATTGCCATCAGCGAAGGCACGCTTCTGGCCACAGCAAAGATGAATCAGGCCGATGGCGTGGTGAAAGCCCTGCAGGCGGAGGGCATCCCCGCCAGTATCGCGGGAGAGGTTGTACCTCAATCAGAGGGTATGACCTACCGAAAGGGAGGAGAAACGTTCCCCCTGGTCCACCCGAAGATCGACCCGTTCTGGGGAACCTTCGAGGAGTACCTTTCGAAGTAA
- a CDS encoding GntR family transcriptional regulator: MIHITLDPRSPLPLHEQIKDHFRFLIVSGAMEDGAQLPSIRALAMELNVNPNTVARVYRDLEGEHFVESRQGSGCFVSAGEARAREEQRYGLLKREIRSLVVKAQALGVSREKLAGMIKEESHD; this comes from the coding sequence ATGATACACATAACCCTAGACCCCCGATCCCCGCTTCCGCTTCATGAGCAGATCAAGGACCATTTTCGGTTCCTGATCGTTTCGGGCGCGATGGAGGATGGAGCCCAGCTGCCCTCCATTCGTGCTCTTGCCATGGAGCTCAACGTCAACCCCAATACCGTAGCCCGGGTGTACCGCGACCTTGAAGGTGAACATTTTGTCGAGAGCCGTCAGGGAAGCGGTTGCTTTGTCTCCGCCGGTGAAGCCCGGGCCCGCGAGGAACAGCGTTACGGCCTCCTGAAACGGGAGATCCGATCCCTCGTCGTTAAGGCGCAGGCCCTGGGTGTATCAAGAGAGAAGCTCGCCGGCATGATCAAGGAGGAATCCCATGACTGA
- the corA gene encoding magnesium/cobalt transporter CorA, which translates to MGRLANGRRTQKIGLAPGSLIFLGDQKSDSVTISVFDYSAEKISEYTPTAVPDLKSLVEPGTTSWMNVTGLHDVETIRNIGEIFHLHPLTQEDILNTGQRPKVEIFDNYIFVVLRMISFDPGRNELVSEQVSIILGKTFVLTFQERDGDVFNFVRSRIRAGKTRIRSLGNDYLAYALMDAVVDHYFVVLEQIGEVIESLEEDLIATVTETTLQSIHRLKREAILLRRSIWPLREAIGLLEREETNLISLETHLYLRDLYDHTIQVMETVETYRDIIAGMLDLYLSGMSNRMNEVMKVLTIFATIFIPLTFVAGVYGMNFKFMPELEWVHGYAAVWCVMIMIAGGLIFYFKRKRWF; encoded by the coding sequence GTGGGCAGACTGGCTAATGGACGCCGTACCCAGAAGATAGGGCTCGCCCCGGGTTCCCTGATCTTTCTGGGAGATCAGAAAAGTGATTCTGTAACGATTTCCGTTTTTGATTATTCTGCAGAAAAAATCAGTGAATATACTCCGACCGCAGTTCCCGATCTTAAAAGCCTTGTGGAACCGGGGACCACTTCCTGGATGAATGTGACCGGACTGCACGATGTGGAAACGATCCGAAACATCGGAGAGATCTTTCACCTCCATCCCCTGACCCAGGAAGATATTCTGAATACCGGCCAGAGGCCCAAGGTCGAAATCTTCGATAATTACATTTTTGTCGTTCTGCGCATGATCTCTTTCGATCCAGGGCGAAATGAGCTTGTATCCGAACAGGTCAGCATTATCCTGGGAAAGACCTTTGTGCTCACCTTCCAGGAACGTGATGGAGATGTTTTTAACTTCGTTCGATCCAGGATCCGGGCCGGGAAAACCCGGATTCGTTCCCTGGGGAATGATTATCTGGCATACGCCCTCATGGACGCCGTCGTCGACCATTATTTCGTCGTCCTGGAGCAGATCGGGGAAGTCATCGAGTCTCTGGAAGAGGACCTGATAGCCACGGTTACCGAAACGACTCTGCAGTCAATTCACCGTCTGAAGCGGGAAGCCATTCTCCTCCGCCGGTCAATCTGGCCCCTTCGGGAAGCAATTGGCCTTCTCGAACGGGAAGAGACGAATCTGATTTCCCTGGAGACCCATCTCTACCTGCGTGATCTCTACGATCACACGATCCAGGTCATGGAAACGGTGGAAACCTATCGAGACATCATCGCAGGCATGCTGGATCTTTATCTCTCCGGAATGAGCAACCGGATGAATGAGGTCATGAAGGTTCTGACGATCTTCGCCACGATCTTCATTCCTCTCACCTTTGTAGCAGGCGTTTACGGGATGAACTTCAAATTCATGCCGGAGCTGGAATGGGTACACGGCTATGCCGCAGTGTGGTGTGTCATGATCATGATCGCGGGCGGACTGATCTTCTACTTCAAACGTAAACGCTGGTTTTAA
- the megL gene encoding methionine gamma-lyase, which yields MSHCLKNCRLHTKIIHCGSHPDPHTGSLSVPIYQTSTFVFESAEQGGRRFAGEEEGYIYTRMGNPNHVVIEEKLAIMEGGEASVCFSSGMGAISATLLTMLKQGDHIVASRTLYGCTFSLMSHGLPRFGINTTFVNASKPEEVRKAIRPETKIFFFESPANPTLDVYDIKSLSDLAHEYDLQVVFDNTFCTPYLQQPLKLGADVVVHSATKYLNGHGDVIAGFAVGSKELMARVRGEGLKDYTGAVLGPFESYLIMRGMKTLPIRMDRHCANAQVIAEYLQRHPKVERIAFPGLPTDPGYDIAKKQMLKPGALITFDVKGGFEAAKRVINNVEICALAVSLGDIESLIQHPASMTHSAYNKEELAEAGIREGMVRLSVGLEDPEDICADLDKAFSKI from the coding sequence ATGTCACATTGTCTGAAAAACTGCCGTCTTCATACCAAAATCATTCACTGCGGGAGCCATCCGGATCCCCACACGGGATCGCTGAGTGTTCCTATTTACCAGACATCCACCTTTGTCTTTGAGAGTGCAGAGCAGGGCGGGCGTCGATTTGCGGGCGAAGAAGAGGGTTACATTTACACCCGCATGGGTAATCCCAATCACGTCGTGATCGAAGAGAAGCTGGCCATCATGGAGGGCGGGGAAGCTTCGGTCTGCTTTTCATCCGGCATGGGAGCCATTTCCGCCACCCTGCTGACGATGCTGAAGCAGGGAGACCATATTGTTGCTTCGAGAACCCTGTACGGCTGCACCTTTTCTCTCATGAGCCACGGCCTTCCCCGCTTCGGTATCAACACCACTTTTGTGAACGCCTCCAAACCCGAAGAAGTCAGAAAAGCCATTCGTCCGGAGACAAAGATCTTCTTTTTTGAATCACCAGCGAACCCGACTCTGGATGTTTATGACATCAAATCCCTTTCCGATCTGGCTCACGAATACGACCTGCAGGTCGTCTTCGACAATACCTTCTGCACGCCGTACCTCCAGCAGCCTCTGAAACTGGGAGCTGACGTCGTGGTTCATTCCGCAACAAAATACCTGAACGGCCATGGGGACGTGATTGCAGGGTTCGCTGTAGGAAGTAAAGAGCTCATGGCACGGGTCCGGGGCGAAGGCCTGAAGGACTACACGGGCGCGGTTCTCGGTCCTTTTGAATCGTACCTGATCATGCGGGGAATGAAGACCCTCCCCATCCGGATGGACCGTCACTGCGCCAACGCTCAGGTAATCGCCGAATATCTCCAGAGACATCCGAAAGTGGAGCGCATCGCATTCCCCGGCCTCCCCACCGACCCCGGGTACGATATTGCAAAGAAGCAGATGCTCAAACCCGGAGCCCTCATCACCTTTGATGTTAAGGGGGGATTTGAGGCAGCAAAACGGGTAATCAACAACGTCGAAATTTGCGCACTTGCCGTAAGCCTGGGAGATATTGAATCCCTGATTCAGCACCCGGCCTCCATGACTCACTCGGCGTATAACAAGGAGGAGCTGGCCGAAGCGGGGATTCGCGAGGGAATGGTTAGACTTTCTGTCGGACTGGAGGATCCGGAAGATATCTGCGCGGACCTTGACAAGGCCTTTTCGAAGATTTAA
- the tpx gene encoding thiol peroxidase, whose amino-acid sequence MAQNTRTVTMKGNPLPLEGTLPEIGKPAPDFEASANDLSPVTLGSLKGKTLVLVSVPSLDTPVCDMEVRRFNKEAANLDDNVKIVTLSMDLPFAQARWCGAAGVEQVRTLSDYRTASFGQAYGVLIGALRLLARAIFIVDADGILRYCQVVPEVTSEPNYEDVLAALKNL is encoded by the coding sequence ATGGCTCAGAATACGAGAACAGTGACGATGAAAGGTAACCCTCTTCCGCTGGAAGGCACCCTTCCGGAGATCGGGAAGCCCGCGCCTGATTTTGAAGCTTCAGCCAACGACCTCTCTCCTGTGACGCTTGGATCCCTGAAGGGCAAGACTCTGGTTCTTGTTTCCGTTCCATCCCTGGATACCCCCGTCTGTGACATGGAGGTAAGGCGGTTTAACAAGGAAGCCGCCAATCTCGACGACAATGTCAAGATCGTGACCCTGTCCATGGATCTTCCCTTTGCCCAGGCGCGCTGGTGCGGCGCAGCCGGCGTCGAACAGGTCCGCACCCTTTCTGACTATAGGACAGCTTCCTTTGGCCAGGCTTACGGCGTGTTGATTGGTGCCCTTCGTCTCCTTGCCCGTGCCATTTTCATTGTCGATGCCGATGGAATCCTGCGCTATTGTCAGGTTGTTCCAGAAGTCACAAGCGAACCCAATTACGAGGATGTTCTCGCTGCGCTAAAAAATCTATAG
- a CDS encoding mechanosensitive ion channel family protein — MVNAFFTLKYLEPTFWVLGGAAVGFIAEKVVLARLKRLARRSESRLDDILVASLRWMIFLWSTLLGAHVGLKSLQLPLHTSVFLSDVLTVLILVSAIIVAMRIASSMMTEYLDRYMPASTTLIRVVINLVIGTMGVLIILQFLGISITPILTTLGVGGLAVALALQDTLANLFAGLHILATRQVKPGDFIRIGSGEEGFIMDVGWRNTTIQTIQNNIVIIPNSTMASAIVTNFQLPENDFSVPVGVGVSYASDLSRVEEITLDVARDVLQTVEGGVPDFEPRVRYSSFGDSAILFNVILRTKDVQSQYILRHEFIKRLHRRYEKENINIPFPIRTVYLKQEKEDSAE; from the coding sequence ATGGTGAATGCATTTTTTACATTGAAATATCTGGAACCGACCTTCTGGGTTCTGGGAGGCGCTGCCGTGGGCTTTATCGCCGAGAAGGTAGTCCTGGCGCGTTTGAAGCGCCTGGCTCGAAGGTCGGAAAGCAGGCTCGACGACATCCTGGTCGCATCTCTCCGATGGATGATTTTTCTCTGGTCCACACTGCTGGGTGCCCATGTCGGCCTCAAGAGTCTTCAGCTTCCTCTTCATACCAGTGTCTTTCTCTCTGATGTCCTGACCGTTCTTATCCTTGTTTCCGCCATTATCGTTGCGATGAGAATCGCCAGTTCGATGATGACCGAGTATCTGGACCGTTACATGCCTGCTTCGACGACTCTCATCCGGGTCGTCATCAACCTTGTGATCGGTACGATGGGAGTCCTGATCATTCTGCAGTTTCTGGGGATCTCCATTACTCCCATCCTCACCACCCTGGGTGTGGGAGGTCTGGCCGTAGCCCTGGCGCTTCAGGACACCCTTGCCAACCTCTTTGCCGGTCTCCATATCCTGGCCACGAGACAGGTCAAACCCGGGGACTTCATCCGAATCGGGTCCGGCGAGGAGGGTTTCATCATGGATGTGGGATGGAGAAATACGACGATTCAAACGATTCAGAATAATATCGTTATTATCCCCAATTCCACGATGGCCTCCGCGATCGTCACCAATTTTCAGCTTCCGGAAAACGATTTTTCCGTTCCCGTGGGAGTCGGAGTAAGCTACGCATCGGATCTTTCGAGAGTGGAGGAGATTACCCTGGATGTGGCCCGGGATGTTCTTCAAACCGTGGAAGGGGGGGTTCCGGATTTTGAGCCACGGGTCCGCTACAGTTCCTTTGGAGATTCTGCCATTCTCTTCAACGTCATTCTCAGAACAAAGGACGTTCAGTCACAGTATATTCTCCGTCATGAATTCATCAAGCGTCTCCATCGCCGTTACGAAAAGGAAAACATCAACATTCCTTTTCCGATTCGCACGGTTTATCTCAAGCAGGAGAAAGAGGATTCCGCGGAATAA